Part of the Quercus lobata isolate SW786 chromosome 6, ValleyOak3.0 Primary Assembly, whole genome shotgun sequence genome, TTCCAAGCTTTATGGATTAAAGACTGTCTAATATATAATTCATGTGCAGGTCTAAGAATTGTGATTTGATCAAAAATTTGCCATGATTTGTCTATACTTTGTTGCTGGGCGTGCCATTTTGCAGGACACTATGAGTTTACTATTGTGAAATGGAAATAACAATGCCTAATAATTAGGGCAAAATGGTTATTTCTCCACCTTCATTATGTTGGGTTATTCAAACATaaatagatttgaattttttcaatctGATCCTCCAAAGAGAGATTTGGTCATAAGAAATCGAAATTTTTATACACCACAGAATGTCAAATTTTGGGTTTCACATTTTATGAacgaaaaaataattaactgtGATTGTGTTGTTTTTAAATTACATTAAGTTAGCACTACCATGCAATATGTTGTATCATAATCTAATATAAACTAAGaagatttttctcaaaaaaaaaaaaaaaaagagagataaagttttttttttttttttttgaaatcaagGTGATCAGAGCAAAGCAGGTGGTCGCAGGAATAATTGCCTCCTAAACTTAATCACCCTAAAAGAAGCTCATTCCCTTCTAAACTACATGTTTGTGTTGCAAGTTTTACCCCCATTGACAGGAGAAAGTatgttaaattactaattgtgctaaaagtttaaactattgaaatattttaaatttaatcatttaaacaCATGCTTCTAACAAAGTATCTTATAAGTCTGACCCTTGAAATATCTCCCCCCGTCTCTCCTTTGTTTTAAATTCCATCTTTGATGGCTGTTTTGGATTCATTAGTTAATTGTAGGGCAGTCAAATTCCTTAATAATTGTCTTCTTTAAGTTGCATCTTGAACATTTCAATTTGAACTTATCACGTTACGAACTtgattcaaattataatttcatggaattttccaatcacaaaacaTCAACATATAATATAActataaagttgtgatttacaactatattttatgttggctttattccatgacaaaaagtgttgtaattgctttaattttgttccttgtattttgtgggattttattgtattgggtttagtattaagttggtgaagaatcgagCATGAAATGAAGATCAGTGCATTTCGTGACTAGCTCGCGAGAAGTTTATGAGAAGGGTTCCTGTGAAAAGggcatgtgagaagcacatgactggaaaCTGAAGAGTCGTGCTAGGCTGccaatttcacaattatttcaTAGGTAAAGCCTTCCCGCGAGATACCTGTGAGACTCTCTGCTTGGAGGATTTTTAAGtatgactttcttacccttcactcatactatatataccctcattacccacaaaagtaaaagaagtcattcagagagaaaaaccctagatagattttctacaacacacacacacacccatcttttagagagagagctactcatctttagaaagaaatcattgtagcattttctccttccctctaccattgtcataccttaagaggagatttgtacccaaacacaacccacacattttcagagtgtaggtagtgttttggagcttaggAAGCTTtagggatttgccaaaagatgCCGGTGAGGCTTAGAGGATGCAATCGGGCATATTGCGAGATTCGGAGGGCTAAACAAGACACAGtttcgagaagccttgttggagtatgagcttggagggcttaggtgcattgggtagattaggcttggaaggtctcttgctattcgtgtatcccaactaattatctagtggattgattaccgcttggaatgcagcggagaggtttttcgccgagttcttcggtttcctcttcgataacacattggcgtgttatcttgtgtttgcattcttcttccttactcttttacctttcagtTTACTACTATGTTATAGTgaatatgggttagagtagtTTATGTGTTTATCCGcttgcatttactctattccacacttagtataagttagagtaaaatcaattgagccgtaactttaatttgagggtctaaatagctcttgtgttttcaacacattttcgagctttcaataacaatttttttacatgCGAGATATATATTCATTGCATTCACATGAATCACATGTTCTTTTGATTTAGGGCATAGCCCTCCCACTTTTGTCAAAAGAATAAATTTAGAGACATTTTTTTCTACAACTAGCTAAAGTGATAGGTTGTGAGTGgtgaaattaaaaatgatattaatgatggGTTCATATATACGTGATATCTACCGCTCAGAACTTGCCGCTCAAAACTATACATGAAAAGGTTGTGCTCTCCTACTCTTTGGAGGGCCATCCTTTGTtgttttacaataatttattgTTGCTTATGTTTTATTTCTTCCCCTAGCTCGTGGGTTAATAATTTTGTCATTTAAATATAAGCCACACAAGTCtattagaaagaaaatgatataTCATGGAATAATATTTATACAGAACAAGTAGATGACTCAGAAAAGTACTAGAGATTGtttcaaacaaaagaaagaaaaaaccaaaacgGAAAAGTACTAGAGATTTTTTCAAAccattattaataaattatattataaaatttttggtacaatttttatggaaaatattaaaagttgtcaacaaaattaacaattttttttttaaattttcttataaaatgtttttaaaaatagtttctaaaccAATGTACTTAGAACATTCTTTAACATATTCATAAGTAATTTATCTACTCTTATATGTCTCCTGCAGCAATTGTAGAAAATCacaaacaggaaaaaaaaaaaaaaaaaggattcaaATCTTCTAAATTTCCTAGGGTACTCTACcaatagatttccttaaatcctaaTCACCATTTTATGATTTAAAGGTCTAGATTCTACCATGtcagcattccactaacaataatcttaattgttttatttgcaacatcattttattattttaagagtattgttagtggaatgctgaCATGACAAAATCTAgacttttaaattattaaagaataatagttaagatttaaggaaatctatttgATAAAGAACCCTAGAAAATCTAAAAGATAtgaatccaaaaaataaaataatatgtaaagcaagatttgtgattgtgattgacGTTACCGTGCTTGGGACTTAATGCAATCACATTGGGGTCTCTTGCTAGCTGTTTCTTAAAGTAGAAAAATGATACcgaaattctttttatttttattttttaattttttatgttttgataaCTGAAATAAAGGAAAGCAGTACtttgaaaagtaagaaaaaattaatagatcaaataaataaaagaaatattttagtaaagtgaaaaaaaataaagtatagaATAATGaatatgatatgattgtttaaaAAGTGACtgagtaaaatacaaaaaataaataaatttttatcttgAAACCACCCCCCCTCAcccacccacacacacacatatagagagagagagagagagagagagactactTTAATTGCTCTTTATCTTAGAATCCTTTCTATTGTGTTGTCCacagaaaattttgacaataagATTGTGATTGCTACTTGCTAGTATATTGTTAAACAATCAATTGTGCTTTACACCGTCTAAtaatggagaagaaaataatgaaaaaaaaaaaaaacaaaaaaccaaaaaaaaaacaaacaaacaaacaaacaaacaaaacaaaaacaaaagaggaaaaaactGAGGAGATATTTTCTTACCTAATCTATCAGCATGGGTCATATAGATGTTGTATATCTTATCTTATCTAGTTGTATATCTTATATATCTATCTTATCAGTATGGGTCAAAtagatattgtattttttttttttttttttttttgatgagagaTATTGTATATCTTATCTTATCTAGTTGTatgtctaattttatttttcagcttGCTTGCCACGTATCTTGTAAGAACCACCTAGCTCCTTACTACGTTTGGGCTATATATATTTTCCCACAAAACCATTAATTGTCACTCACCAGAAACATCAACCATGCTCTTCTCCTGCCCATTCTTCACAAATTCTATGGCTAGCATATTCACCATTTTCATGTTCATATTATTTCTAATATGGATATCAAGAAGAGTTCAAAGAACTGCTACTAAACAAAGATCAGTTCTACCTGAAGCTGGTGGGGCTTGGCCTTTGATTGGCCACCTCCACCAGTTAGGAAGGTCACAACCGGCGCATATAGCCTTGGGTAACATGGCTGAAAAGTATGGACCAATCTTCACCATTTGGTTGGGTGTGCATCGAACAATAATAGTAAGCAGTTGGGAGATAGCCAAAGAGTGTTTTACTACCAATGACAAAGTCTTTGCCAGCCGTCCTAAAGGTTTAGCTGCAGAAATCTTGGGCTACAACTATGCTTTGTTTGGGTTCAGCCCTTATGGTCCCTTCTGGCGCCAAGTGAGAAAAATGGTCACGCTAGAGGTCCTCTCAAACCACCGCCTTGAAACGCTCAAACACGTTCGAGAGGCCGAGGTAAATGATTCTATAAAAGAGATACATAAGCTATTGGTCAAGAACAACAAGGTGATATTGGAGATGGAGAGATGGCTAGGGTGCACAGCCCTAAACATAATATGTAGGATGGTTGTAGGACAACGATTTGGTAAGGCTACGACCAAGGTTGAGAATGATAAAAATGATCAGTGTCGAAAGGCATTGAgaaattttatgggtttgagtGGAGAGTTTGTGGTCTCAGATGCACTTCCATATCTAAGGTGGTTGGACGTGGGGGGACGTGAGAAAGCCATGAAGAAAACTGCAAAAGAATTGGACGACGTGACTAAAGAATGGCTAGAGGAGCATAAGCAGAGGAAAATTTCTGGTGGGTTGAAGGAACACCAAGATTTTATGGATGTAATGCTATCCATTGTCACTGATGATGATGAGACTTCCAGTTCTGATGTTGATACAATCGTCAAAGCTACATGCCTTGTAAGCTTTTGATAACCCTATTAATTCACACATAGtataatatatttccaaaatcCCATTTGCTACATATATTCAATTAGGTTAACTTGTTAAACACACgttattttacacaatttttaacacgtgaaaaaaaaaaaaaaaaaaaaaaaaaaaaaaaaacctgaaattataacctttttttttttttttgtgtttgtaaaattgtataaaataatttgtataatAAACACTGTTCTATTGAATTTGTAGAGTTGATCCATTGACTTTGTAGACTAAcaattaaatttcttaaatagaTGAACACATGCATGGCCCATGTAAGAAATATAAATTCTCTGTACTACTTTTTGTATTCcactttatattttatgaatcaCAACTTGTTGTatattgtttttacttttttaattttataaaataattaaagttttaaatgaaataaaataaaaccaaacacaTGGCATACCACAATTAATGGAGCATAAAGTACAACACAAAAAGTGGTACAGAATATTTGTATTCCCCGTGTCTCACATAAAATTCAACATGGATCTGGAACTTCATTTTACAGaataaaaatgttcaaaaaatttcatgatAATTATCTTGTGCATAATGGTTTATCTTGTGAATTCTTGATGCTACTAAAGATTCTTGGACCATGGCTAGAAATCTTAAAGCTTTAGCCGACCATCTAACATTCTAACCAATTCATATTATGTTACTTTTGTAGGCCCTTATCTTAGCGGCTTCAGACACATCAACAATAACATTGACATGGGCTCTCTCTTTACTTCTCAACAACCCTGAGACCTTAAAAAAAGCTCAAGAAGAATTAGACATCCATATTGGTAGAGAAAGGCAAGTGAAAGAATCAGATATGAAAAATTTGGTATATCTCCAAGCTATCCTTAAAGAAACAATGCGTTTATACCCTGCTGTACCACTCCTAGTGCCACACGAGTCAATGGAAGATTGTACTTTGGTTGGTTACCACGTCCCAGCAGGCACACGACTTATTGTTAATCTTCCAAAACTCCATCGAGACCCAAATGTGTGGGTGGATCCTAGTGAATTTCGACCTGAAAGATTTCTTACAACTCACAAGGATGTTGATGTTAGAggccaaaattttgaattgatacCATTTGGTAGTGGTAGAAGAATGTGCCCTGGGATCTCATTTGCCTTGCAAGTTATGCAACTCACACTTGCTACT contains:
- the LOC115994370 gene encoding cytochrome P450 CYP82D47-like codes for the protein MLFSCPFFTNSMASIFTIFMFILFLIWISRRVQRTATKQRSVLPEAGGAWPLIGHLHQLGRSQPAHIALGNMAEKYGPIFTIWLGVHRTIIVSSWEIAKECFTTNDKVFASRPKGLAAEILGYNYALFGFSPYGPFWRQVRKMVTLEVLSNHRLETLKHVREAEVNDSIKEIHKLLVKNNKVILEMERWLGCTALNIICRMVVGQRFGKATTKVENDKNDQCRKALRNFMGLSGEFVVSDALPYLRWLDVGGREKAMKKTAKELDDVTKEWLEEHKQRKISGGLKEHQDFMDVMLSIVTDDDETSSSDVDTIVKATCLALILAASDTSTITLTWALSLLLNNPETLKKAQEELDIHIGRERQVKESDMKNLVYLQAILKETMRLYPAVPLLVPHESMEDCTLVGYHVPAGTRLIVNLPKLHRDPNVWVDPSEFRPERFLTTHKDVDVRGQNFELIPFGSGRRMCPGISFALQVMQLTLATLLHAFEISSPSNEPVDMTEKGGLTNPKATPLEVYLTPRLHAQVYA